The following coding sequences are from one Capsicum annuum cultivar UCD-10X-F1 chromosome 3, UCD10Xv1.1, whole genome shotgun sequence window:
- the LOC107862288 gene encoding 40S ribosomal protein S19-3: protein MEPARNVKDVSPHEFVKAYAAHLKRSGKMELPEWTDIVKTGKLKELAPYDPDWYYIRAASMARKIYLRGGIGVGGFRRIYGGNQRNGSRPRHFCKSSGSVARHILQQLQTMNIIDFEPKGGRRITSNGQRDLDQVAGRITAAN from the exons ATGGAGCCGGCGAGGAATGTTAAGGATGTTTCACCACACGAGTTCGTCAAGGCTTATGCCGCTCATCTCAAGCGCTCCGGCAAG ATGGAGCTTCCCGAGTGGACTGACATTGTCAAGACTGGAAAACTGAAAGAGCTTGCCCCATACGACCCTGATTGGTACTACATTAGGGCGG CTTCTATGGCAAGAAAGATCTATTTGAGAGgaggtattggtgttggtggatTCAGAAGAATCTATGGTGGTAACCAGAGGAATGGCAGTCGTCCACGTCATTTCTGCAAGAGCAGTGGTTCAGTTGCACGCCACATCCTTCAGCAGCTGCAGACCATGAACATCATCGACTTTGAACCCAAGGG TGGAAGGAGAATCACATCCAACGGACAAAGAGATCTTGACCAAGTTGCTGGAAGAATTACTGCTGCCAATTAA